Proteins encoded together in one Cherax quadricarinatus isolate ZL_2023a chromosome 68, ASM3850222v1, whole genome shotgun sequence window:
- the LOC138854738 gene encoding uncharacterized protein: protein MKLVFLTLGVTLLVASGIASPGGHGGGGSGGGGSGGGGYGGGGGGGYGGGGGGGTGAVSFILGGGGGGYGGSGGTSSFTLGTGGGGGHGGGGSGGGGYGGGSSSSGFTFGGHGGGGGGGGGGSYGGSGGTGTITFTLGGRGGGGGGGGFGGGKGGGGGGGYSGGSSSGSFSLGGHGGGGGGGGGFGGGKGGGGGGGYSGGSSSGSFSLGGHGGGGGGGGGGYSGGGYSGGSSSGSFSLGGHGGGGGGGGGGFGGGKGGGGGYSGGSSSGSFSLGGHGGGGGGGGGGGGGGYSGGSSSGSFSLGGHGGGGGGGGGFGGGKGGGGGGGYSGGSSSGSFSLGGHGGGGGGGFGGGKGGGGAGGYSGGSSSGSFSLGGHGGGGGGGGGFGGGKGGGGGGGYSGGSSSGSFSLGGHGGGGGGGGGFGGGKGGGGGGGYSGGSSSGSFSLGGHGGGGGGGGGFGGGKGGGGGGGYSGGSSSGSFSLGGHGGGGGGGGGGGGSYGGGGAYGK, encoded by the coding sequence aaattggTGTTTCTTACCCTGGGTGTGACTTTATTAGTTGCGTCAGGTATCGCCAGTCCTGGCGGCCATGGAGGCGGCGGCAGCGGAGGCGGCGGCAGCGGAGGCGGCGGCTATGggggaggcggcggcggcggctatGGGGGAGGCGGCGGTGGAGGAACCGGAGCTGTTTCCTTCATCCTAGGTGGAGGGGGCGGCGGCTacggaggtagtggaggaacctccagcttcaccctcggaactggaggtggtggaggccacggtggtggaggcagtggaggtggaggctaTGGCGGTGGCTCGTCAAGCAGTGGTTTTACCTTCGGTGGCcatggaggtgggggaggtggcggAGGTGGCGGCAgctatggaggcagtggaggtacAGGAACAATCACTTTTACCCTAGGAGGCCGTggaggtggtggcggcggtgggggTTTCGGAGGTGGTaagggtggtggcggcggcggcggataCAGTGGCGGCTCCTCCTCTGGTAGCTTCAGCCTTGGAGgccatggaggtggtggtggcggcggtggcggtttcggaggtggtaagggtggtggcggcggcggtggatACAGTGGCGGCTCCTCCTCTGGCAGTTTCAGTCTTGGAGGCCATGGAGGTGGTGGCGGCGGAGGTGGCGGTGGATACAGTGGCGGTGGATACAGTGGCGGCTCCTCCTCTGGCAGTTTCAGCCTTGGAGgccatggaggtggtggtggtggcggcggtggcggtttcggaggtggtaagggtggtggcggtggatacAGTGGCGGCTCCTCCTCTGGCAGTTTCAGCCTAGGAGGCCATGGAGGTGGTGGCGGCGGAGGTGGCGGCGGAGGTGGCGGTGGATACAGTGGCGGCTCCTCCTCTGGCAGTTTCAGCCTTGGAGgccatggaggtggtggtggcggcggtggcggtttcggaggtggtaagggtggtggcggcggcggtggatACAGTGGCGGCTCCTCCTCTGGCAGTTTCAGCCTTGGAGGCCATggaggtggcggcggtggcggtttcggtggtggtaagggtggtggcGGGGCCGGCGGATACAGTGGCGGCTCCTCCTCTGGTAGTTTCAGCCTTGGAGgccatggaggtggtggtggcggcggtggcggtttCGGAGGTGGCaagggtggtggcggcggcggtggatACAGTGGCGGCTCCTCCTCTGGCAGTTTCAGCCTTGGAGgccatggaggtggtggtggcggcggtggcggtttCGGAGGTGGCaagggtggtggcggcggcggtggatACAGTGGCGGCTCCTCCTCTGGCAGTTTCAGCCTTGGAGgccatggaggtggtggtggcggcggtggcggtttCGGAGGTGGCaagggtggtggcggcggcggtggatACAGTGGCGGCTCCTCCTCTGGTAGTTTCAGCCTTGGAGGCCACGGAGGTGGTGgcggcggaggtggtggtggcggtggcagctATGGTGGTGGAGGAGCCTATGGTAAATAG